The following coding sequences lie in one Myxococcus xanthus genomic window:
- a CDS encoding serine/threonine-protein kinase, whose protein sequence is MAQLYLASIDGPDGFSKSCVIKRVLPEYASLESFSRMFADEAKVAALLTHPNIVQVFDFGRVDGQYYLAMEWIQGHSLDRLLRQALRSGRVVGTRVAVDVGLAVADALAYAHAKTLPDGTPLMLVHRDVTPGNVLVSRDGIIKLADFGIVKSAVNAERTVAGVVKGKYPYMSPEQITSQELDHRSDLYSLGIVLYEAATGRRLFKRDTLEATIMAASQANVPPPSEGTPDFPAELERIILRLLQKAPSARYQSARELRDDLERFRAAQQWASGTHEMAALVAELFPPSITGQPPTALPASSTSHGSNSATGRTPPPSAEPERELSSTSAATRAHGAVEVPLDTSAQGFPWGIALAAGCAALGTALFWLLAP, encoded by the coding sequence ATGGCCCAGCTCTATCTGGCCTCCATCGACGGCCCCGACGGGTTCTCCAAGTCCTGCGTCATCAAGCGCGTCCTGCCGGAGTACGCCAGCCTGGAGTCGTTCAGCCGCATGTTCGCGGACGAGGCGAAGGTCGCCGCGCTGCTGACGCACCCGAACATCGTGCAGGTCTTCGACTTCGGGCGGGTGGACGGCCAGTACTACCTGGCCATGGAGTGGATTCAGGGCCACTCGTTGGACCGGCTGCTGCGGCAGGCCCTCCGGAGCGGCCGGGTGGTAGGGACTCGCGTGGCGGTGGACGTGGGGCTCGCGGTGGCGGACGCGCTCGCGTACGCGCACGCGAAGACGCTGCCGGATGGAACGCCCCTCATGCTGGTGCACCGCGACGTCACGCCGGGCAACGTGCTGGTGTCGCGCGACGGCATCATCAAGCTGGCGGACTTCGGCATCGTGAAGAGCGCCGTCAACGCGGAGCGCACCGTCGCCGGGGTGGTGAAGGGCAAGTACCCGTACATGTCCCCGGAGCAGATCACCAGCCAGGAGCTGGACCACCGCTCCGACCTGTATTCGCTGGGCATCGTGCTCTACGAGGCCGCCACCGGGCGCCGCCTGTTCAAGCGCGACACGCTGGAGGCCACCATCATGGCCGCGTCCCAGGCGAACGTGCCGCCGCCGTCCGAGGGGACGCCCGACTTCCCCGCGGAGCTGGAGCGCATCATCCTCCGGCTGCTGCAGAAGGCTCCCTCCGCGCGATACCAGAGCGCCCGGGAGCTGCGCGACGACCTGGAGCGCTTCCGCGCCGCCCAGCAGTGGGCGTCTGGAACGCATGAGATGGCGGCGCTCGTCGCCGAGCTGTTTCCCCCCAGCATCACGGGCCAGCCGCCCACCGCGCTGCCCGCCTCCAGCACCTCCCATGGCAGCAACTCCGCCACGGGCCGGACGCCCCCCCCCAGCGCCGAGCCCGAGCGAGAGCTGAGCAGCACCTCCGCGGCAACGCGGGCGCATGGCGCCGTGGAGGTGCCGCTCGACACGAGCGCCCAAGGATTTCCGTGGGGAATCGCCCTGGCCGCGGGCTGCGCGGCCCTGGGCACAGCGCTGTTCTGGTTACTGGCCCCTTGA
- a CDS encoding imm11 family protein has translation MLLSDVAADGRPRTKKPAARRSPPRTTRLARYFDLHDDFRIPGRPELSDPVAVDVRRKLDSVWLFTSGARVRSVGKLRLAVTPPGLPLDFSLAGAGLTPVVSARVASVFRELAPDDVQLLPVEVEDRDEPHFILVATRLVRCIDDRACEEVIHYTAEDGLPERVGHYRNVRGLRVDPTKTNGARVFRTWGWPVSLIVSEGIKEALEHAGIAGARFAEVTKPPRKPRRKKTAAKKSRPKRR, from the coding sequence ATGCTCCTCTCAGACGTGGCCGCTGACGGGCGGCCCCGGACGAAGAAGCCGGCCGCGCGCCGCTCACCGCCACGCACCACCCGGCTGGCGCGCTACTTCGACCTCCACGACGACTTCCGCATCCCCGGCCGGCCCGAGCTGAGCGACCCGGTGGCGGTGGATGTCCGCCGGAAGCTGGACTCCGTCTGGCTCTTCACCTCCGGCGCCCGGGTGCGGAGCGTGGGCAAGCTGCGCCTGGCGGTGACGCCGCCCGGACTGCCGCTGGACTTCTCGCTCGCGGGCGCGGGGCTCACCCCCGTCGTCTCCGCGCGGGTGGCCTCTGTCTTCCGGGAGCTGGCCCCCGATGACGTGCAGTTGCTGCCCGTGGAGGTGGAGGACCGCGACGAGCCCCACTTCATCCTCGTCGCCACCCGGCTGGTGCGCTGCATCGACGACCGGGCCTGCGAGGAGGTCATCCACTACACCGCCGAGGACGGACTCCCCGAGCGCGTGGGGCACTACCGCAACGTCCGCGGACTCCGGGTCGATCCCACGAAGACGAACGGCGCCCGGGTGTTCCGCACCTGGGGCTGGCCGGTGAGCCTCATCGTGTCCGAGGGCATCAAGGAGGCCCTGGAGCATGCCGGCATCGCCGGCGCGCGCTTCGCCGAGGTGACGAAGCCGCCGCGCAAGCCCCGCCGGAAGAAGACAGCCGCCAAGAAGTCCCGGCCCAAGCGCCGCTGA
- a CDS encoding UDP-2,3-diacylglucosamine diphosphatase, with translation MRIAVISDLHLGRRDAADHFGHDDSGFLRFLRFLEGNFERIVLLGDIFETLTPRTPGRKVAELLAARAAHPEIVRRFELPRYHYIHGNHDLVAGTVLGAPDQMILEADGVRMLFTHGHHHDWMIRKARLLSEAAVWAGAWLRRMRMRAMFRWFQALDLKITNALPDPARCTFQRWAMARANAHHADVVVTGHTHLGLRVEHGSKLFLNSGTCSEGQFSFLSLDTRAASYSLHTTW, from the coding sequence ATGCGGATCGCGGTGATTTCGGACCTACATCTCGGGCGGCGTGATGCCGCCGACCACTTCGGGCACGACGACTCCGGCTTCCTGCGGTTCCTCCGTTTCTTGGAAGGCAACTTCGAGCGCATCGTGCTGCTCGGGGACATCTTCGAAACGCTCACCCCGCGCACGCCAGGGCGGAAGGTGGCCGAGCTGCTGGCGGCCCGCGCGGCGCACCCGGAAATCGTCCGGCGCTTCGAGCTGCCGCGCTACCACTACATCCACGGCAACCACGACCTGGTGGCGGGCACCGTGCTGGGGGCGCCCGACCAGATGATTCTGGAGGCGGACGGCGTGCGGATGCTGTTCACCCACGGACACCACCACGACTGGATGATTCGCAAGGCGCGCCTGCTGTCGGAGGCGGCGGTGTGGGCCGGGGCGTGGCTGCGGCGGATGCGGATGCGGGCGATGTTCCGCTGGTTCCAGGCGCTGGACTTGAAAATCACCAACGCGCTGCCGGACCCGGCGCGGTGCACCTTCCAGCGCTGGGCCATGGCGCGGGCCAACGCGCATCACGCGGACGTCGTCGTCACCGGCCACACCCACCTGGGCCTGCGGGTGGAGCACGGCAGCAAGCTGTTCCTCAACAGCGGCACGTGCTCGGAGGGGCAGTTCTCCTTCCTCAGCCTGGACACCCGGGCCGCGAGCTACTCGCTGCACACCACCTGGTAG
- a CDS encoding SPFH domain-containing protein — translation MVIGYMKAAPTTYVMQFEAGKVVREGAGLSFFYWKPSATLVSVPLSSADVPFVFNEVTRDFQAVTLQGQLTWRVTDPRRLASLLDYSLGPTGRYHSDDPEKLEERLVQVAQVRARSVVQGLTLREVLVRSDAIEQQVLAALAVAEPVKALGVEVMAFSLLSVKPAPEMARALEAEAREALQRNADEAIYARRNAAVEQERRIKESELATELAVEARQRQIREAKMAADIAVEEQRAELMTRWSDNERQAADARAYALEKTLAPVRGVDWKTLMATSASGGDPALNIALAFREMAENAQRIGELNVSPDLLHSLVGAAGRER, via the coding sequence ATGGTCATCGGCTACATGAAGGCGGCACCGACGACGTACGTGATGCAGTTCGAGGCGGGAAAGGTGGTCCGGGAGGGGGCGGGGCTCTCGTTCTTCTACTGGAAGCCGTCGGCGACGCTGGTGTCGGTGCCGCTGTCCAGCGCGGACGTGCCCTTCGTCTTCAACGAAGTCACACGGGACTTCCAGGCGGTGACGCTGCAAGGGCAGCTCACGTGGCGCGTCACCGACCCGCGCCGGCTTGCATCGTTGCTGGACTACTCCTTGGGCCCCACGGGGCGCTACCACTCGGACGACCCGGAGAAGCTCGAGGAGCGGCTGGTGCAGGTTGCGCAGGTGCGGGCGCGCTCGGTGGTGCAGGGGCTGACGCTGCGCGAGGTGCTGGTGCGCTCGGACGCCATCGAGCAGCAGGTGCTCGCGGCCCTGGCCGTGGCGGAGCCGGTGAAGGCGCTGGGGGTGGAGGTCATGGCCTTCTCGCTGCTGTCGGTGAAGCCGGCGCCGGAGATGGCGCGGGCGCTGGAGGCCGAGGCGCGCGAGGCGCTGCAACGCAACGCGGATGAAGCCATCTACGCGCGCCGCAACGCCGCGGTGGAGCAGGAGCGGCGCATCAAGGAGAGCGAGCTGGCCACGGAGTTGGCGGTGGAGGCGCGGCAGCGGCAGATTCGCGAGGCGAAGATGGCCGCGGACATCGCCGTGGAGGAGCAGCGCGCCGAGTTGATGACGCGCTGGAGCGACAACGAGCGGCAGGCCGCGGATGCCCGCGCGTACGCGCTGGAGAAGACGCTGGCCCCCGTGCGCGGGGTGGACTGGAAGACGCTGATGGCCACGTCGGCCAGTGGCGGGGACCCGGCGCTCAACATCGCCCTGGCCTTCCGGGAGATGGCGGAGAACGCGCAGCGCATCGGCGAGCTGAACGTGTCGCCGGACCTCCTGCACTCGCTGGTGGGCGCGGCGGGCCGCGAGCGCTGA
- a CDS encoding protease, with the protein MATTLTCTLSGPARVRAGEPVELVFELSNPTVQSLRVLGWHTPLEGVRNKIFDVSRDGDSLEYRGPMAKRGPPTADSYVALSPGTSVEGRVDIARFYDLQAPGTYRIAFRGPLMDVAREGEPVPAPNGGFRPAEVPCPVVEVTVTP; encoded by the coding sequence ATGGCAACGACCTTGACGTGCACGCTGAGCGGCCCGGCGCGGGTGCGCGCGGGCGAACCCGTGGAGCTGGTGTTCGAGCTCAGCAATCCCACGGTGCAATCCCTGCGCGTGCTCGGCTGGCACACGCCGCTGGAGGGCGTACGCAACAAAATCTTCGACGTGTCCCGTGACGGTGACTCGCTCGAGTACCGGGGGCCCATGGCGAAGCGCGGGCCGCCCACGGCCGACAGCTACGTCGCCCTCTCCCCCGGCACGTCCGTCGAAGGCAGGGTGGACATCGCTCGCTTCTATGACTTGCAGGCGCCGGGAACGTACCGCATCGCGTTCCGGGGCCCGCTGATGGACGTCGCCCGGGAAGGCGAACCGGTGCCCGCTCCGAATGGCGGATTCCGCCCGGCGGAAGTGCCGTGCCCCGTGGTGGAGGTCACCGTCACGCCCTGA